The proteins below come from a single Chitinophaga pinensis DSM 2588 genomic window:
- a CDS encoding hybrid sensor histidine kinase/response regulator, giving the protein MGIFRAITLTGADNIELNERSRIIKVNILACVTGVMAFFFGTLFYIISGKLSIFLGTLVEGSACFYVIYLNKQRKYDISAFYLQMIHNAATLYFGCILANVVEASLLAIFLIGTSLLIVKDKLFRTTCIVVALITLVLLEVNRFSGIIPPYDFNPLTHVVIHYSAIMVIVSLNILIIMFYVKHNDALLKAQQQHAENLEQQVQNRTGELEKANHYKSIFLRETNHEIRVPLNAIHSISQLLLMDAERNNDTAYIKHAEHLCAASHQALDVINNVLELSRIEAGKLHEVHNEAFAIRDLLENIVGTGQYIAKTKGVRIVLDYNRRQLPSHLVSDKIKLTQIINNLLFNAVKFTANNSTVTLSANVENDQCRISVRDQGAGISSEKIAPIFDPFITEWNSFSGGTGLGLHIAQHLATLLGGMISVESVVGIGTIFSFNFPLQACAMPVQTALEETRADESLYAGVKVMIIEDDDMSRIYLTKYLSRLGCEVASSGTGMESLELLQHFIPDIILADRHLPDMDAEEILTYVRSAALLQRVPVIVISGDVFEEDKVATLEAGATAYLIKPIDFKLLNITLSKYLNSPALL; this is encoded by the coding sequence ATGGGGATATTTAGAGCGATTACCCTGACCGGTGCAGACAACATTGAACTGAATGAAAGGAGCCGAATCATCAAAGTAAACATACTCGCCTGTGTTACAGGTGTTATGGCTTTTTTCTTTGGGACATTATTCTATATCATCTCGGGTAAACTCAGCATCTTTCTTGGCACATTAGTGGAAGGAAGCGCGTGTTTCTATGTCATATATCTCAACAAACAACGGAAGTATGATATCTCTGCTTTCTATTTGCAGATGATACATAATGCAGCTACCCTGTATTTCGGCTGTATACTTGCAAACGTTGTGGAAGCCAGTCTGCTGGCCATATTCCTCATTGGCACCTCTCTCCTCATTGTAAAAGATAAATTATTCCGTACCACCTGTATCGTGGTAGCGCTCATTACATTGGTATTGCTGGAAGTGAACCGTTTTTCCGGTATCATTCCTCCTTACGATTTCAATCCACTCACCCATGTCGTGATCCATTATTCCGCTATTATGGTCATTGTATCGCTGAATATTCTCATCATCATGTTTTATGTCAAACACAATGATGCCTTATTGAAAGCGCAGCAGCAACATGCGGAAAACCTGGAACAGCAGGTACAAAACAGGACCGGCGAACTGGAAAAAGCCAATCATTATAAAAGTATTTTCCTCCGCGAAACCAATCATGAGATCCGCGTACCACTTAATGCCATCCACTCTATCAGTCAGCTGTTATTAATGGATGCAGAACGGAATAATGACACTGCCTATATCAAACATGCAGAACATCTTTGTGCGGCCAGTCACCAGGCACTGGACGTCATCAACAATGTACTGGAACTCTCGCGGATAGAAGCTGGTAAATTACATGAAGTACACAACGAAGCATTTGCCATCAGGGATCTGCTGGAGAATATCGTAGGTACCGGACAATACATCGCTAAAACAAAAGGCGTGCGTATTGTACTGGATTACAACAGACGACAACTGCCCTCCCACCTGGTGAGTGACAAAATCAAGCTGACACAGATCATCAATAATCTGCTGTTTAATGCGGTGAAATTTACCGCGAATAACAGCACCGTTACCTTGTCTGCCAACGTAGAGAACGATCAATGCCGCATTAGTGTAAGAGACCAGGGAGCAGGCATCAGCAGTGAGAAAATAGCCCCCATCTTTGACCCTTTTATTACCGAATGGAACAGCTTTTCCGGCGGTACAGGTTTGGGCCTTCATATTGCGCAGCACCTGGCTACCTTACTGGGCGGAATGATATCTGTGGAAAGCGTAGTCGGAATAGGAACCATTTTCAGTTTTAACTTCCCGCTGCAGGCCTGTGCCATGCCGGTACAGACAGCACTGGAAGAAACGCGCGCAGATGAATCGCTTTATGCGGGGGTAAAAGTAATGATCATTGAAGATGATGATATGAGCCGTATCTATCTGACGAAATACCTGAGCCGCTTAGGCTGCGAAGTAGCATCTTCCGGTACAGGTATGGAAAGCCTGGAATTGCTACAGCATTTTATTCCTGACATCATTCTTGCCGACAGGCATCTGCCTGATATGGATGCAGAGGAAATCCTCACTTATGTAAGAAGCGCAGCGCTGTTACAGCGTGTACCGGTGATCGTCATTTCCGGTGATGTATTCGAAGAAGACAAAGTCGCCACGCTGGAAGCCGGCGCCACTGCTTACCTGATCAAACCCATTGACTTTAAGCTGCTGAATATCACGTTGAGCAAATACCTGAACAGCCCTGCGCTGTTATAA
- a CDS encoding M1 family metallopeptidase — translation MTINKILLCSGVLLASLGNVAVGQTATSKYDQHEVFGPLFYPANGNEYRSASGAPGHKYWQNRADYTINVVLDTASHRIDGSVAITYKNSSPDKLPFVWLQMDQNIYKEDSRGAATSVVTGGRFANRSYTEGYKIKSVSVAIGGKKTEVKYTVTDTRMQVILPEALKAEGGVAKIYVDYAYEVPQYGTDRTGRLKTKYGWVYEIAQWYPRMEVYDDVLGWNSIPYQGAAEFYLEYGDFDYTVTAPAGMVVAGSGALVNEAQVLTAKQQAQLAKARNSDQTVMIKDSAEVAAAKPGTGMQSWHFQCKNARDVSWAASTAFIWDAARINLPSGKKCLAQSVYPVESIQTSNGWQRSTEYVKGSIEFYSKQWFEYTYPVATNVAGIVGGMEYPGIVFCSYRSTGGGLWGVTDHEFGHNWFPMIVGSNERKYAWMDEGFNTFINDGSSKAFNNGEYYQKQQGQSMGRAMSGDPIMSTPDVIQSSYLGIAAYYKPSMGLMILRDYILGKERFEYAFRTYIDRWAFKHPTPWDFFRTMENVAGEDLSWFWRGWYLNSWKLDQAVKDVKYVSNDPSKGALITVENLEQMALPVILAITDSKGKTDTVKLPAEVWQRGGTWTFKFESDSKLTKVVIDPDKAFPDVDPSNNVWSGSSKKAPAGLTANEVLKKYLQAIGGTDKIQAIKDQTISATGSVQGTDIKMTKKIKSPNKYLLDVFIPMMNVHASKLIINGDSITAIQMGTPVPLDAAAKERVKANMVLIPELDYLKGGVDMQLSPEIVTDDNGKDNYLVTVKEDETTRTELYYDVATGLLSKKISYNGDQITGAIETSEYKEVGGVKFPFLLKNTISGQQVDFKVDDIKVNSGLTDADFK, via the coding sequence ATGACAATCAACAAAATCCTGCTTTGTTCAGGCGTCCTGCTGGCTTCCCTCGGGAACGTCGCTGTGGGACAGACCGCTACTTCGAAGTACGATCAGCATGAAGTTTTCGGCCCCCTGTTTTACCCTGCCAACGGTAACGAGTATCGCAGTGCATCCGGCGCCCCTGGCCATAAATACTGGCAGAACCGGGCGGACTATACGATCAATGTTGTACTGGACACTGCCAGTCACCGCATAGATGGTTCCGTTGCCATCACCTACAAAAACAGCAGCCCGGACAAGTTACCTTTCGTATGGCTGCAGATGGACCAGAATATTTATAAGGAAGATTCCAGAGGAGCTGCTACCAGCGTTGTTACAGGTGGCCGTTTTGCCAACCGTAGTTATACAGAAGGTTACAAAATCAAGTCTGTAAGCGTTGCTATCGGCGGAAAGAAAACCGAAGTAAAATACACTGTTACCGACACACGTATGCAGGTGATCCTGCCGGAAGCCCTGAAAGCAGAGGGCGGCGTGGCGAAAATATACGTGGACTACGCGTACGAAGTGCCACAGTACGGTACTGACCGTACCGGCCGTCTGAAAACGAAATACGGCTGGGTATATGAGATCGCGCAGTGGTACCCGCGTATGGAAGTGTACGACGACGTACTGGGCTGGAACTCTATCCCTTATCAGGGTGCTGCGGAGTTCTACCTGGAGTATGGCGACTTCGATTATACCGTGACAGCGCCTGCCGGTATGGTGGTAGCTGGATCCGGTGCACTCGTTAACGAAGCGCAGGTACTGACCGCAAAACAACAGGCACAGCTGGCGAAGGCGCGTAACAGCGACCAGACCGTAATGATCAAGGATAGCGCAGAAGTAGCTGCTGCAAAACCAGGTACAGGTATGCAGTCCTGGCATTTCCAGTGCAAAAATGCACGCGACGTGTCCTGGGCGGCTTCTACCGCGTTCATCTGGGATGCTGCCCGCATTAACCTGCCAAGCGGCAAGAAATGCCTGGCGCAGTCCGTATACCCTGTAGAAAGTATCCAGACCAGCAATGGCTGGCAGCGTTCTACCGAGTACGTAAAAGGCTCCATTGAGTTCTATTCGAAACAATGGTTTGAATACACCTATCCGGTAGCGACTAACGTAGCAGGTATCGTAGGTGGTATGGAATATCCCGGTATCGTATTCTGTTCCTACAGGAGCACCGGCGGCGGCTTATGGGGTGTAACCGATCACGAATTCGGTCACAACTGGTTCCCGATGATCGTTGGTTCAAACGAAAGAAAATATGCCTGGATGGATGAAGGTTTCAACACGTTCATCAATGATGGTTCCAGCAAAGCATTCAATAACGGTGAATACTATCAGAAGCAGCAGGGACAATCTATGGGCCGTGCGATGAGCGGAGATCCGATCATGAGTACTCCGGACGTAATCCAGAGCAGCTACCTGGGTATCGCAGCTTACTACAAACCTTCAATGGGTCTGATGATCCTGCGTGATTATATCCTGGGTAAAGAGCGCTTCGAATATGCCTTCCGTACCTACATCGATCGTTGGGCATTCAAACATCCGACACCATGGGATTTCTTCCGCACGATGGAAAACGTGGCAGGTGAAGACCTGAGCTGGTTCTGGAGAGGTTGGTACCTGAATTCCTGGAAATTGGACCAGGCAGTGAAAGATGTAAAATACGTGAGCAACGATCCTTCTAAAGGAGCACTGATCACGGTGGAAAACCTGGAGCAGATGGCATTACCGGTTATCCTGGCCATCACTGACAGCAAAGGTAAAACGGACACCGTAAAACTGCCGGCAGAAGTATGGCAACGTGGCGGTACCTGGACCTTCAAATTTGAGTCAGATTCCAAACTGACCAAAGTAGTGATCGATCCGGATAAGGCATTCCCTGACGTTGATCCATCCAATAACGTATGGAGCGGCTCCAGCAAGAAAGCGCCAGCCGGTCTGACTGCCAATGAAGTACTGAAAAAATACTTACAGGCGATCGGCGGTACTGATAAAATCCAGGCGATTAAAGACCAGACCATCTCTGCTACCGGATCCGTACAGGGTACCGATATCAAGATGACCAAGAAGATCAAATCACCTAACAAATACCTGCTGGACGTATTCATCCCGATGATGAACGTACACGCCAGCAAACTAATTATCAACGGCGACAGCATTACCGCTATCCAGATGGGTACTCCGGTACCTTTGGATGCAGCAGCAAAAGAACGCGTAAAAGCAAACATGGTGCTGATTCCTGAACTGGACTACCTGAAAGGTGGCGTTGATATGCAACTGTCTCCTGAAATCGTTACCGACGATAATGGTAAAGACAACTACCTGGTAACTGTAAAAGAAGATGAAACAACCCGGACTGAACTGTACTACGATGTAGCAACCGGATTGCTTTCAAAAAAGATCAGTTACAATGGCGACCAGATCACCGGTGCTATTGAAACCAGCGAGTATAAAGAAGTAGGTGGCGTGAAATTCCCATTCCTGCTGAAAAATACCATTAGCGGACAACAAGTTGATTTCAAGGTAGACGATATTAAAGTGAACAGCGGTCTCACAGATGCTGATTTTAAATAA
- a CDS encoding IS4 family transposase: MSKSKFFSGQPIFNQLLSFIPTTLIDKVCRETNADYYYKHFKAFDHLVTMLFSSFHQCTSLRELHTGLLANQHRLHHLGIKHTPRRSTISDANRTRPVAFFEKLYHRLYNHHYQAFSPDSRKRKSLVDRLFIVDSTTVSLFSNVMKGAGVIRMDGRKKGGIKAHVLMTAKTELPSFTILTEAAKNDRIIMPQLELLPGSIIAMDRAYVNYKLMKEWTEKEITWVTRVTKSMKIKLLTRNRLKILHKRKGILKDWVIQLGNPLTEEKSPVQTARVISIYDRNTKKKIHLLTNNFTYTPTTIRKLYQKRWAIEMLFKRIKQNSQLNNFLGENKNAISIQLWCTLIKDLLTKIVKDKLTEKGSKKWSFSNLTGFLRLHLYTYIHLMNFLAEPEYALLQHNKGPDQINLQLKLFSF; encoded by the coding sequence ATGAGCAAAAGTAAATTTTTTTCCGGACAGCCGATTTTTAATCAACTACTTTCTTTTATACCAACCACGTTGATAGATAAAGTCTGTAGAGAGACAAACGCAGATTACTATTATAAGCATTTTAAGGCTTTTGACCATTTGGTAACAATGCTATTTAGTAGTTTTCATCAGTGTACTTCATTACGAGAGCTTCATACAGGATTGTTAGCCAACCAGCATCGGCTTCACCATTTGGGCATTAAACATACCCCGCGTCGAAGCACTATTTCCGATGCTAACAGGACGCGTCCGGTGGCGTTTTTTGAAAAGCTCTATCATCGTCTATATAACCATCATTATCAAGCGTTTTCCCCGGACAGCCGAAAGAGAAAATCGTTGGTTGACCGGTTATTCATAGTGGACTCGACGACGGTCAGCCTATTTTCTAATGTAATGAAGGGGGCAGGTGTAATTAGAATGGACGGCAGAAAGAAGGGAGGAATAAAGGCGCACGTATTGATGACGGCCAAAACAGAACTACCAAGCTTTACTATTCTGACGGAAGCTGCCAAAAATGATAGAATCATTATGCCACAGTTAGAGCTCTTGCCAGGTTCTATAATAGCCATGGATAGAGCTTATGTGAACTATAAACTCATGAAGGAATGGACTGAAAAAGAGATCACGTGGGTAACTCGTGTAACCAAGAGTATGAAAATAAAATTATTGACACGAAACAGATTAAAAATACTCCATAAAAGAAAAGGTATCTTAAAAGATTGGGTTATTCAACTAGGTAACCCTCTAACAGAGGAGAAAAGTCCTGTACAGACGGCGCGTGTAATCAGCATTTACGATAGAAATACAAAAAAGAAAATACATCTGTTAACAAACAATTTTACTTATACGCCGACAACGATCAGGAAATTGTATCAAAAGCGATGGGCAATCGAAATGCTTTTTAAAAGAATTAAGCAGAACTCTCAATTAAACAATTTTTTAGGTGAAAACAAGAATGCTATAAGTATACAGCTCTGGTGCACGCTAATAAAGGATTTACTGACAAAGATCGTAAAAGACAAGCTGACAGAGAAAGGGAGTAAAAAATGGTCTTTTAGTAACCTAACTGGCTTTCTAAGGTTACATCTTTACACTTATATCCACCTAATGAATTTTCTGGCAGAACCCGAGTATGCACTTTTACAGCATAATAAGGGGCCAGATCAGATAAACCTGCAATTGAAATTATTCTCCTTTTAA